From Drosophila virilis strain 15010-1051.87 chromosome X, Dvir_AGI_RSII-ME, whole genome shotgun sequence, the proteins below share one genomic window:
- the Bap111 gene encoding uncharacterized protein Bap111, protein MLLNMALPSNYKQIAVGAPTGPATPLPSGGAVGGGGGGSGSSRSRSSGGGAAGDRNKDQTPIFTHSNYSNPAFTPQKVTKSSSSKTQSESRLPKPPKPPEKPILPYMRYSKRVWDSVKAQHPELKLWELGKKIGVMWKQLNEDERTEYVDEYEAEKLEYEKALKAYHQTPAYQAYISAKSKVKPEVTDVHETPSRGGGSKSQHERRIDIQPAEDEDDLDEGYTAKHMAYARYLRNHRLINEIFSEAVVPDVRSVVTTQRMQVLKRQVSSLTMHQTKLEAELQQMEEKFEAKKQRMLESSDAFQEELKRHCKPAVDEDTFQKMVHRMYEDIKRDRQRIEEAPNRKEEPPQHQPQAPQQQPAAPEASIAPKPEPVKPPVVVAPQPPPPPPQPPVHELASKTDPEPMDIEPPPKPSVPPPPPPVKHDKLDLPPVPLNEHVKESLKTPITATAVPGKPVTPTATPAATPPPPPLSSEPPATTPTPPPPPPQQQQQHQAAAPAAAAAPPPPQPQQPPPQTAAAAAAGGGAPQMHPHAHVGGPPPPGSHPAHLPPHMAPQQQQQQQQQPQQPPPGGMPGLPPPLPHMGYANYGGPGPGQHSHTHYYQPQYGPHSRPQPYYPHLPPYQPYTPLHFASAREHGGVNAPPGAPQQQQQQQQQPPPPTQQQQQQQQQPPQQAPPPPPPGHMHEGPPVAGAVYGSAQQQPPAQPHPLAQPPTQPASAAGTAAAAAAAAAPPSVGAAPAAQPPPSAGEAAAKSESDKHETD, encoded by the coding sequence cggcagcagccggTCGCGTTCATCTGGCGGCGGCGCTGCTGGCGATCGAAATAAGGATCAAACGCCCATATTTACGCACAGCAACTATAGCAATCCGGCGTTTACGCCGCAAAAAGTGACCAAATCCTCAAGCAGCAAGACCCAAAGCGAATCGCGTTTGCCAAAGCCACCGAAGCCGCCAGAGAAGCCCATATTGCCATATATGCGTTACTCGAAGCGTGTGTGGGACAGCGTTAAGGCCCAGCATCCGGAGCTCAAGCTGTGGGAGCTTGGCAAAAAGATAGGCGTCATGTGGAAGCAGCTTAATGAGGACGAAAGAACCGAATATGTTGACGAGTACGAGGCGGAGAAGCTGGAGTATGAGAAGGCATTGAAGGCATACCATCAGACGCCCGCCTATCAGGCCTACATCTCGGCCAAATCGAAAGTCAAACCCGAGGTGACCGATGTGCACGAGACGCCATCCcgtggcggcggcagcaagaGCCAGCACGAGCGTCGCATTGATATACAGCCGGCAGAGGATGAGGATGATCTGGATGAGGGATATACGGCCAAGCATATGGCATACGCGCGCTATCTGCGCAATCATCGCCTCATCAACGAAATATTCTCCGAGGCGGTGGTGCCCGATGTGCGATCCGTGGTGACAACTCAGCGCATGCAGGTGCTCAAGCGTCAGGTCAGCTCGCTGACCATGCACCAGACCAAGCTGGAGGCAGAGCTGCAGCAAATGGAGGAGAAGTTCGAGGCAAAAAAGCAGCGCATGCTCGAATCGAGCGATGCCTTCCAGGAGGAGCTCAAGCGGCACTGCAAACCTGCCGTGGATGAGGACACATTCCAGAAAATGGTGCATCGCATGTACGAGGATATCAAGCGCGATCGTCAACGCATCGAGGAGGCGCCCAATCGCAAAGAGGAGCCGCCGCAGCATCAGCCGCAGgcaccacagcagcagcctgCGGCGCCGGAAGCGAGCATTGCACCCAAACCGGAGCCGGTCAAGCCGCCGGTAGTGGTGGCACCAcaaccgccgccgccgccgccgcaacCACCCGTACACGAGCTGGCCAGCAAAACGGATCCAGAGCCCATGGACATTGAGCCGCCGCCAAAGCCATCtgtgccgccgccaccaccgcccGTTAAGCATGACAAACTGGATCTACCTCCGGTGCCACTGAACGAGCACGTAAAGGAATCACTCAAGACGCCAATAACAGCAACTGCTGTGCCCGGCAAGCCAGTCACGCCCACAGCGACGCCCGCGGCaacgccaccgccgccgccactaAGCAGTGAGCCGCCAGCTACAACACCCACgcctccgccgccgccaccacaacagcaacaacaacatcaagcagcagctccagcagcagcagcagcaccaccaccaccacaaccacagcaaccgccgccgcaaacagcagcagcagcagcagcaggaggaggagcacCACAAATGCATCCGCATGCTCACGTAGGCGGACCGCCGCCACCAGGCTCACATCCAGCACACCTGCCGCCTCACAtggcgccgcagcagcagcagcagcagcaacaacagccgcagcagccgccgcccgGTGGCATGCCCGGACTGCCGCCACCATTGCCGCACATGGGCTATGCTAACTATGGTGGCCCTGGGCCGGGCCAGCACTCGCACACGCACTACTATCAGCCACAGTATGGGCCGCATTCGCGGCCGCAGCCCTATTATCCACACCTGCCGCCCTATCAGCCATATACGCCGCTGCATTTTGCCAGCGCCAGGGAGCATGGCGGTGTCAATGCGCCTCCAGGTgcgccacaacagcaacaacaacaacagcagcagccaccaccaccaacacagcagcaacagcagcagcagcagcaaccaccaCAACAagcgccgccaccgccgccgccgggaCATATGCATGAGGGGCCGCCAGTAGCTGGCGCTGTTTATGGCTCAGCTCAGCAACAGCCGCCGGCGCAGCCTCATCCGTTGGCACAGCCGCCAACACAGCCAGCATCTGCAGCAggaacggcagcagcagcggcagcggcggcggcgccacCGTCAGTTGGTGCTGCGCCCGCTGCACAGCCGCCGCCCTCGGCAGGCGAAGCAGCCGCTAAATCCGAGTCGGACAAACACGAAACGGACTAG
- the l(1)G0469 gene encoding uncharacterized protein l(1)G0469 isoform X1, whose product MNRSNSFVSSLKWWPLQGHNNQATPAAPSNGGSAGYSQSAPSSPTSNWPPSLQQQQHHHHHKLSVGANVNATFGSSVAVQKLRESKWFKPEEQRIFCAVVECGFIVEVRSSAAAEAAAVAAAAAAAAATANDADSLDIDCPPLTLAPPLIIPRNGSSSISFLEAQDENETPVASWYGIVLCKVAKDNKPKPETIEIYSVKIRENGTYKLIKMSLADIWSHGWELRINNFADKEKTPHNEKDIRNQVSLARKAKQSLWNNNKHFVYWCRYGSRQQDVRKRQMSECVKWGSVGMNAGMLLVLNNRQKCHSHSK is encoded by the exons ATGAACCGATCAAACAGTTTTGTGAGCTCACTGAAATGGTGGCCACTGCAGGGCCACAACAATCAGGCAACGCCAGCAGCGCCATCGAATGGCGGCAGCGCCGGCTACTCACAATCGGCGCCCAGCTCTCCCACATCCAATTGGCCGCcgtcgctgcagcagcagcagcaccaccaccaccacaagCTGAGCGTCGGCGCCAATGTGAACGCAACATTTGGCAGCAGCGTCGCCGTACAAAAGCTGCGTGAATCGAAATGGTTCAAGCCCGAAGAGCAGAGAATTTTCTGCGCCGTCGTCGAGTGCGGCTTCATTGTGGAGGTGCGCAGCAGTGCCGCTGCCGAagccgctgccgttgcagcagcggccgctgccgcagcggcCACTGCCAATGATGCCGATTCCCTGGACATCGATTGCCCGCCCCTGACATTGGCCCCGCCACTGATTATACCCCgtaacggcagcagcagcataagcTTTCTCGAAGCGCAGGATGAGAACGAGACGCCGGTAGCGTCATGGTACGGCATTGTACTCTGCAAGGTGGCCAAAG ACAATAAACCAAAACCGGAAACCATTGAGATATATTCGGTGAAAATACGCGAAAATGGCACATACAAGCTGATCAAAATGTCATTGGCCGACATCTGGAGCCACGGCTGGGAGTTGCGCATTAACAATTTCGCTGACAAGGAGAAAACACCGCACAACGAAAAGGACATACGCAATCAG GTGTCGCTGGCGCGCAAGGCCAAACAGAGTCTATGGAACAATAATAAGCATTTTGTCTATTGGTGCCGTTACGGCAGTCGCCAGCAGGATGTGCGCAAGCGACAG ATGTCCGAGTGCGTGAAATGGGGCAGCGTTGGCATGAATGCGGGCATGTTGCTGGTGCTCAATAATAGGCAAAAATGCCACTCCCACTCAAAGTAA
- the l(1)G0469 gene encoding uncharacterized protein l(1)G0469 isoform X2, which translates to MNRSNSFVSSLKWWPLQGHNNQATPAAPSNGGSAGYSQSAPSSPTSNWPPSLQQQQHHHHHKLSVGANVNATFGSSVAVQKLRESKWFKPEEQRIFCAVVECGFIVEVRSSAAAEAAAVAAAAAAAAATANDADSLDIDCPPLTLAPPLIIPRNGSSSISFLEAQDENETPVASWYGIVLCKVAKALTRTSMRIYNTFNFVNSYGPFNWLLVLYLTQMEVAKKKKKKNEK; encoded by the exons ATGAACCGATCAAACAGTTTTGTGAGCTCACTGAAATGGTGGCCACTGCAGGGCCACAACAATCAGGCAACGCCAGCAGCGCCATCGAATGGCGGCAGCGCCGGCTACTCACAATCGGCGCCCAGCTCTCCCACATCCAATTGGCCGCcgtcgctgcagcagcagcagcaccaccaccaccacaagCTGAGCGTCGGCGCCAATGTGAACGCAACATTTGGCAGCAGCGTCGCCGTACAAAAGCTGCGTGAATCGAAATGGTTCAAGCCCGAAGAGCAGAGAATTTTCTGCGCCGTCGTCGAGTGCGGCTTCATTGTGGAGGTGCGCAGCAGTGCCGCTGCCGAagccgctgccgttgcagcagcggccgctgccgcagcggcCACTGCCAATGATGCCGATTCCCTGGACATCGATTGCCCGCCCCTGACATTGGCCCCGCCACTGATTATACCCCgtaacggcagcagcagcataagcTTTCTCGAAGCGCAGGATGAGAACGAGACGCCGGTAGCGTCATGGTACGGCATTGTACTCTGCAAGGTGGCCAAAG CTCTCACAAGAACTTCAATGCGAATTTACAatacttttaattttgttaattctTATGGCCCGTTTAATTGGCTTCTGGTATTGTACTTGACCCAAATGGaagtggcaaaaaaaaaaaaaaaaaaaaacgaaaagtaG
- the LOC6636102 gene encoding divalent-cation tolerance protein CutA, giving the protein MQYLRNARSVPSRWLLARNLLLVAAATAAVTSRTAFATTTTTCTSASSSFSQNQNNKMSDKACDPAYIAGTSSVAFVTTPDKESAKKLAHGIIERKLAACVNIIPQIESIYMWEGKVNEDNEYLMMIKTRTARIDELSKFVRENHPYSVAEVISLPIQAGNLPYLNWITQTVPEKVESKD; this is encoded by the coding sequence ATGCAATATCTGAGAAACGCAAGGTCGGTGCCCTCTCGTTGGCTACTCGCACGCAATTTATtacttgttgctgccgctaCTGCCGCTGTCACAAGTCGCACGGCCTTTGCCACAACCACAACCACTTGCACATCGGCTAGTAGCTCGTTCagccaaaatcaaaataacaaaatgagCGACAAGGCGTGTGATCCAGCTTACATCGCCGGCACCAGCTCCGTTGCGTTTGTAACCACACCCGACAAAGAGTCGGCTAAGAAACTGGCGCATGGCATCATCGAACGCAAATTGGCGGCCTGTGTGAATATAATACCGCAAATCGAGTCCATCTACATGTGGGAGGGTAAGGTAAACGAGGATAACGAGTATCTTATGATGATTAAGACACGGACCGCTCGCATTGATGAGCTGAGCAAGTTTGTACGCGAGAACCATCCATATAGCGTGGCCGAGGTAATTTCACTGCCCATACAGGCTGGAAATCTGCCATATTTGAATTGGATAACCCAAACCGTGCCGGAGAAAGTGGAGAGCAAAGACTAA